A window from Vibrio cortegadensis encodes these proteins:
- a CDS encoding flagellin, which produces MISLNTNTSAMITQRYFSDAASETSDTQRKLNSGYRINSASDDAAGMQISNTLSTQTRGIDVSLSNAANAYSVAQTAESALQESSEMLQRLRSLSLQSSNGSNSQDDRDGIQHEASALKDELNRIAQTTTFAGKNLFNGSFGSQSFNISPNADSISLHLKNMSTNLPETGGHYYIANESVDETWQVPKSNLSLNVKYDDVSGEKQNQQIRLKAGDSINEVATYINSQQDIVNASVTEDRKLQLFMGALSAPKGFDVSGSLNEQLDFEGGDLLTLDDLDLSSLGQSQLGVSLVDTAMKYVDSYRSEIGSFQNRVEVTIDNLHSINQNMTASKSRIKDADFARESVNQFKSQALQQATSTLLVQAKQIPSAALGLLS; this is translated from the coding sequence ATGATTTCACTCAATACTAATACATCTGCGATGATCACTCAGCGGTATTTTAGCGACGCTGCTTCTGAAACATCTGACACGCAGCGAAAATTGAATTCAGGCTATCGGATAAACTCTGCGAGTGACGATGCCGCAGGAATGCAAATATCAAATACCTTAAGTACACAAACTCGGGGTATTGATGTTTCGTTGAGCAATGCCGCCAATGCCTACTCGGTTGCTCAAACGGCAGAGAGTGCGCTTCAAGAAAGCAGTGAAATGCTGCAGCGGTTACGATCATTATCGCTACAATCATCCAACGGTTCAAACTCTCAAGATGATCGTGATGGGATCCAGCATGAGGCCAGTGCATTAAAAGATGAACTAAACAGAATTGCTCAAACGACCACTTTTGCAGGTAAAAATCTGTTTAATGGCTCATTTGGTTCCCAGAGCTTCAACATTAGCCCAAATGCTGACTCTATATCACTTCATTTAAAAAATATGAGTACCAACCTTCCAGAGACGGGAGGGCATTATTACATTGCAAATGAAAGTGTTGATGAAACTTGGCAAGTTCCTAAAAGCAATCTCTCATTGAATGTGAAGTATGACGATGTGAGTGGGGAGAAACAAAATCAACAGATTCGACTGAAGGCCGGTGATAGTATTAATGAGGTCGCGACTTACATTAATTCTCAACAAGATATTGTGAACGCATCTGTTACCGAAGATAGGAAGCTTCAATTGTTTATGGGGGCGTTGAGTGCTCCCAAGGGTTTTGATGTTTCGGGTAGTTTGAATGAACAGCTTGATTTTGAAGGCGGTGATTTACTCACGCTTGATGATTTAGACTTAAGTTCGCTAGGGCAGTCACAGTTGGGCGTATCGCTTGTCGATACGGCGATGAAATATGTCGATTCATACCGCAGTGAAATTGGTAGTTTTCAAAATCGAGTAGAAGTCACCATTGATAACCTGCATAGCATAAATCAGAACATGACCGCGTCTAAAAGCCGAATTAAAGATGCCGACTTTGCCAGAGAATCTGTTAATCAGTTTAAATCTCAAGCCTTACAACAAGCGACATCGACTTTATTGGTTCAAGCTAAACAGATCCCTAGTGCAGCATTAGGCTTATTATCTTAG
- the crr gene encoding PTS glucose transporter subunit IIA: protein MGLFDKLKKLVSDDSADAGAIEIIAPLSGEIVNIEDVPDVVFAEKIVGDGIAIKPTGDKMVAPVNGTIGKIFETNHAFSIESDDGVELFVHFGIDTVELKGEGFKRIAEEGQSVKAGDTVIEFDLALLEEKAKSTLTPVVISNMDEIKELNKLAGSVVVGETPVLRVTK from the coding sequence ATGGGTCTGTTTGACAAACTTAAGAAACTAGTATCTGACGATAGCGCTGACGCGGGTGCAATCGAAATTATCGCACCTCTATCTGGTGAGATCGTAAACATTGAAGATGTGCCAGACGTAGTTTTCGCTGAAAAAATCGTTGGTGACGGTATCGCGATCAAACCTACTGGCGACAAAATGGTAGCTCCAGTAAACGGTACTATCGGTAAAATCTTCGAAACTAACCACGCATTCTCTATTGAGTCTGATGATGGCGTTGAGCTTTTTGTTCACTTCGGTATCGATACTGTTGAACTAAAAGGCGAAGGCTTCAAGCGTATAGCTGAAGAAGGCCAATCAGTTAAAGCTGGTGACACGGTTATCGAATTTGATCTTGCGCTTCTTGAAGAGAAAGCAAAATCAACACTGACTCCAGTTGTTATCTCTAACATGGACGAAATCAAAGAGTTGAACAAACTTGCTGGTTCTGTTGTTGTTGGTGAAACACCAGTACTGCGCGTAACTAAGTAA
- the ptsI gene encoding phosphoenolpyruvate-protein phosphotransferase PtsI has translation MISGILASPGIAFGKALLLQEDEIVLNTHSISDDQVEAEVQRFFDARNKSSQQLEIVRQKALETFGEEKEAIFEGHIMLLEDEELEEEILALIKKDKMHADNAIHTVIEEQAVALESLDDEYLKERATDIRDIGTRFVKNALGINIVSISDIDEEVILVAYDLTPSETAQINLDYVLGFACDIGGRTSHTSIMARSLELPAIVGTNDITKQIKNGDMLVLDAMNNKIIVNPSDAELAEAQKIKADFEAEAAELAKLKDLPAITLDDHQVEVCGNIGTVKDCDGIIRNGGEGVGLYRTEFLFMDRDALPTEEEQYVAYKEVAEAMHGESVIIRTMDIGGDKDLPYMDLPQEMNPFLGWRAVRISLDRREILRDQIRGILRASAHGKLRIMFPMIISVEEIRELKKAIEEYKVELRAEGLAFDEEIEIGVMVETPAAAAIAHHLAKEVSFFSIGTNDLTQYTLAVDRGNEMISHLYNPLSPAVLTVIKQVIDASHKEGKWTGMCGELAGDERATLLLLGMGLDEFSMSGISIPKVKKVIRNSNFSEVKAMAEEALSLPTAAEIQACVEKFIAEKTNN, from the coding sequence ATGATTTCAGGCATCCTAGCATCTCCAGGTATTGCTTTTGGTAAAGCACTACTACTTCAAGAAGATGAAATTGTCCTAAATACTCACTCTATCTCTGACGATCAAGTAGAAGCAGAAGTTCAACGCTTTTTTGATGCTCGTAACAAATCTTCTCAACAATTAGAAATCGTTAGACAAAAAGCACTTGAAACATTTGGCGAAGAAAAAGAAGCAATCTTTGAAGGCCACATCATGTTGCTGGAAGATGAAGAGCTAGAAGAAGAAATTTTAGCCCTTATCAAAAAAGACAAGATGCATGCAGACAACGCGATCCATACCGTGATCGAAGAACAAGCTGTCGCTCTTGAATCTCTTGATGACGAATACCTAAAAGAACGTGCAACAGATATCCGTGATATCGGTACGCGCTTTGTTAAAAATGCACTAGGCATCAACATTGTATCTATCAGTGATATCGATGAAGAAGTGATCCTAGTCGCTTACGATCTAACACCGTCAGAAACTGCACAAATCAACCTAGATTACGTTCTTGGTTTCGCTTGTGACATCGGTGGTCGTACTTCTCATACTTCAATAATGGCTCGTTCACTTGAACTTCCAGCTATCGTTGGTACTAACGATATTACGAAGCAAATCAAGAATGGCGACATGCTTGTGCTAGATGCGATGAACAATAAAATCATCGTAAACCCATCAGACGCTGAATTAGCAGAAGCTCAAAAAATCAAAGCCGATTTTGAAGCAGAAGCAGCTGAACTAGCTAAACTTAAAGATTTACCAGCAATCACTCTTGATGATCATCAAGTAGAAGTTTGCGGTAACATCGGTACAGTAAAAGATTGCGATGGCATCATCCGTAACGGTGGTGAAGGCGTTGGTCTGTACCGTACAGAATTCTTATTCATGGATCGCGATGCCCTTCCTACTGAGGAAGAGCAGTACGTTGCTTATAAAGAAGTAGCGGAAGCAATGCATGGTGAATCAGTGATTATCCGTACTATGGATATCGGTGGTGATAAAGATCTACCTTATATGGATCTTCCACAAGAAATGAACCCGTTCCTAGGCTGGCGCGCTGTTCGTATCAGTCTAGATCGTCGTGAAATTTTACGTGACCAAATACGTGGCATCCTGCGTGCTTCTGCACACGGAAAACTACGTATCATGTTCCCAATGATTATCTCTGTTGAAGAAATCCGTGAACTGAAAAAAGCGATTGAAGAATATAAAGTTGAACTTCGAGCTGAAGGTTTGGCCTTCGATGAAGAGATCGAAATTGGTGTTATGGTTGAAACTCCAGCAGCAGCTGCGATTGCTCATCACCTAGCGAAAGAAGTTAGTTTCTTCTCTATTGGCACAAATGACTTAACTCAATATACTCTTGCAGTAGACCGTGGTAACGAGATGATTTCTCATCTTTACAACCCACTTTCTCCAGCTGTTTTGACGGTTATTAAACAAGTTATTGATGCATCTCATAAAGAAGGTAAATGGACTGGTATGTGTGGCGAGCTTGCTGGCGACGAACGTGCTACTCTACTTCTACTTGGTATGGGTCTAGATGAGTTCAGTATGAGCGGAATATCTATCCCTAAAGTGAAGAAAGTTATCCGTAACTCAAACTTCTCTGAAGTAAAAGCGATGGCTGAAGAAGCACTTTCTCTGCCTACAGCGGCAGAAATTCAAGCTTGCGTTGAAAAATTTATCGCAGAAAAGACAAACAACTAA
- a CDS encoding HPr family phosphocarrier protein → MYEKQVEITAENGLHTRPAAQFVKEAKAFDADITVTSNGKSASAKSLFKLQTLGLVKGTVVTISAEGPQAQPAVDHLVALMDQLH, encoded by the coding sequence ATGTACGAGAAGCAAGTAGAAATTACAGCAGAAAATGGTCTTCACACACGTCCTGCTGCACAGTTTGTTAAAGAAGCTAAAGCATTTGACGCAGACATCACTGTAACTTCTAACGGCAAAAGCGCTAGCGCGAAAAGCCTTTTCAAACTGCAAACTCTTGGCCTAGTAAAAGGCACTGTAGTGACTATTTCAGCAGAAGGCCCACAAGCTCAACCTGCAGTTGATCACCTAGTTGCTCTTATGGACCAACTACACTAA
- the cysK gene encoding cysteine synthase A: MSKIYEDNSLTIGNTPLVRLNKVSKGKVLAKIEARNPSFSVKCRIGANMIWEAEKAGTLKQGIELVEPTSGNTGIALAFVAAARGYKLTLTMPESMSLERRKLLKALGANLVLTEAPKGMKGAIAKAEEIVASDPSKFLLLQQFNNPANPQIHEKTTGPEIWDATDGEIDVFVSGVGTGGTLTGTSRYIKGEKGKAIVSVAVEPAESPVIAQALAGQEITPAPHKIQGIGAGFIPGNLDLELIDRVEAVTSDEAIEMAQRLMEEEGILAGISSGAAVVAANRLAELPEFEGKTIVTILPSSGERYLSTALFSGVFTEKENQQ; the protein is encoded by the coding sequence ATGAGCAAAATTTACGAAGATAACAGCCTAACTATTGGTAACACTCCCCTTGTGCGTTTAAACAAAGTAAGTAAAGGCAAAGTACTCGCTAAAATCGAAGCACGTAATCCAAGCTTCAGTGTGAAATGCCGTATCGGTGCCAATATGATTTGGGAAGCTGAAAAAGCGGGTACTTTAAAGCAGGGAATTGAACTCGTAGAACCAACAAGTGGAAATACTGGTATTGCTTTAGCTTTTGTTGCGGCAGCTCGTGGCTATAAGTTAACTCTGACAATGCCTGAATCAATGAGTTTAGAGCGTCGTAAACTTCTCAAGGCTCTTGGGGCTAACTTAGTTCTTACTGAAGCACCAAAAGGCATGAAAGGCGCTATCGCAAAAGCAGAAGAGATTGTGGCAAGCGACCCAAGTAAGTTCTTACTGTTACAACAATTCAACAACCCAGCTAACCCGCAGATTCACGAAAAAACGACAGGCCCTGAAATTTGGGACGCGACTGATGGCGAGATTGATGTATTCGTTTCTGGTGTGGGTACAGGTGGTACATTAACGGGAACAAGTCGTTACATTAAAGGTGAAAAAGGCAAAGCCATTGTCTCTGTCGCTGTAGAACCAGCGGAATCTCCAGTGATCGCCCAAGCTCTCGCAGGGCAAGAAATCACACCTGCGCCACATAAGATTCAAGGTATTGGTGCCGGATTTATTCCTGGAAACCTCGATTTAGAGCTAATTGACCGTGTAGAAGCCGTCACTTCAGATGAAGCGATTGAGATGGCTCAACGCCTAATGGAAGAGGAAGGAATTCTTGCGGGAATCTCTTCTGGAGCAGCGGTTGTTGCGGCCAACAGATTAGCTGAACTACCTGAATTTGAAGGGAAAACTATTGTAACCATCTTACCAAGCTCTGGTGAGCGTTACCTCAGCACGGCTCTGTTTTCAGGAGTTTTTACCGAGAAAGAGAACCAACAATAA
- the cysZ gene encoding sulfate transporter CysZ, giving the protein MNSENKQRSGFGYFFYGLELALTPGIRQYVLLPLLANIVLVGGALFFLFSNLDAWITNWMGQLPEFLSWLSYLLWPLLVLTILATFSYFFSTLANFIAAPFNGLLAEKVEMKLSGQKVNDDGLMDVLKDTPRILAREWRKLRYVLPKAIGLFLILLIPALGQTVGPILWFLFTAWMLAIQYCDYPFDNHKIDFSTMRNNLKQKQTKAYSFGALVSVFTTIPVLNLFVMPIAVCGATALWVAEYKDFHK; this is encoded by the coding sequence ATGAACTCAGAGAACAAACAAAGATCAGGTTTTGGCTATTTCTTTTATGGATTAGAGTTAGCCCTAACACCGGGCATTCGCCAATATGTATTACTTCCACTTCTCGCAAATATCGTACTAGTCGGCGGGGCGTTGTTTTTCCTATTTTCAAACCTTGATGCTTGGATAACCAACTGGATGGGGCAACTTCCTGAATTTCTTTCATGGTTAAGTTATCTTTTATGGCCGCTTCTTGTATTAACTATTCTGGCTACTTTCTCTTACTTCTTCAGTACGCTAGCCAATTTTATAGCGGCTCCATTTAATGGTCTATTAGCTGAAAAAGTAGAGATGAAGCTATCTGGTCAGAAAGTCAATGATGATGGCCTGATGGACGTGCTAAAAGATACGCCGCGCATCCTTGCTCGCGAATGGCGCAAATTACGTTATGTCTTACCAAAAGCTATTGGACTCTTTTTAATATTGCTCATTCCCGCTCTTGGCCAAACAGTAGGTCCTATATTGTGGTTTTTATTCACGGCTTGGATGTTAGCGATTCAATACTGTGATTATCCTTTCGATAACCATAAAATCGATTTCTCTACCATGAGAAACAATTTGAAACAAAAACAGACGAAAGCTTATAGCTTTGGTGCTTTAGTGTCAGTGTTCACCACCATACCAGTGCTGAATCTATTTGTTATGCCAATTGCCGTTTGTGGTGCTACAGCTCTTTGGGTTGCCGAATATAAAGATTTCCACAAATAA
- the zipA gene encoding cell division protein ZipA produces the protein MQELRFVLIIVGALAIAALLFHGLWTSKKEGKSKFGNKPLGKLDLDDSDEKEEAPVRSFAPEDDFEIIRKVRKEPDFGHNDEPEFVDPLIDHAQDELELSVSKESKAEEFVPFTADEQGNDDVIVNEEELSGFDRVDSFSAIEDDDNSALSQSSLSDNQNSEAIKEQPEPEMQVIVLNVHCSGEEPFVGTKLFDSMQQNGLIYGEMAIFHRHSDLSGTGKVLFSVANMMQPGTLEHSDPADFSTKGISFFMTLPCYGDAEQNFKLMLKTAQQIADDMSGNVLDEARNLITPDRIAACRRQIQEFKAAQSAK, from the coding sequence ATGCAGGAATTGCGATTCGTACTCATAATTGTTGGCGCGCTAGCGATCGCCGCATTATTGTTTCATGGTCTTTGGACTAGTAAGAAAGAAGGGAAATCTAAGTTTGGGAATAAGCCACTCGGTAAACTAGATTTAGATGATTCTGATGAGAAAGAAGAGGCGCCTGTTCGCTCATTTGCTCCTGAGGATGATTTTGAAATCATTCGTAAAGTGAGAAAAGAACCTGATTTTGGTCATAATGATGAACCTGAATTTGTCGATCCCTTGATTGACCATGCTCAAGATGAACTTGAATTGAGCGTTTCTAAAGAATCGAAAGCAGAAGAATTCGTTCCTTTTACGGCAGATGAACAAGGGAACGATGACGTGATCGTAAATGAGGAAGAGCTTAGTGGATTTGATAGAGTCGACTCTTTTTCTGCGATTGAAGATGATGATAACTCTGCACTTTCGCAAAGCTCACTTTCGGATAATCAAAATTCAGAGGCTATTAAAGAGCAACCTGAACCTGAAATGCAAGTGATTGTGCTGAATGTACATTGCTCAGGTGAAGAACCATTTGTAGGCACTAAACTATTTGATAGCATGCAGCAAAATGGATTGATTTATGGTGAAATGGCGATTTTCCATCGACATTCAGATTTGTCTGGAACTGGAAAAGTGCTATTTAGCGTTGCGAATATGATGCAACCTGGGACTTTAGAACATAGCGATCCTGCTGATTTTTCTACAAAAGGGATTTCGTTCTTCATGACGCTGCCTTGCTATGGCGATGCAGAACAGAATTTCAAGTTAATGTTGAAAACGGCTCAGCAGATTGCAGATGACATGTCAGGTAACGTATTAGACGAAGCTCGTAATCTGATTACGCCAGATAGAATTGCAGCTTGTCGCCGTCAAATACAAGAATTTAAAGCCGCGCAAAGTGCCAAATAA